One Ahaetulla prasina isolate Xishuangbanna chromosome 1, ASM2864084v1, whole genome shotgun sequence DNA window includes the following coding sequences:
- the LOC131183997 gene encoding membrane-spanning 4-domains subfamily A member 12-like isoform X2: MTGFIHISFGIILSTLSSVYTSFFVSGEIPFLGGASFIVSGCLSIGAEKSPTECAVKGSQAMNIISAIFALLGILTFIVDLSINGPFHSDDNYEYSLVMTGNRIAIVLLTFTIVEFCIASATAYFWCRATRSDSNEAILIDPNTVRTDNEVPSVESSIHCPPISNDVSYDLKVEAV; the protein is encoded by the exons atgactggcttcatacaCATTAGCTTTGGGATCATTCTCAGCACCCTGTCCAGTGTATATACCTCATTCTTTGTATCTGGAGAGATTCCCTTCTTGGGAGGAGCATCC TTCATTGTTTCTGGATGTCTCTCAATTGGTGCTGAGAAGAGCCCTACGGAATGTGCA GTAAAAGGCTCACAAGCCATGAATATCATCAGTGCCATTTTTGCATTACTCGGAATATTGACTTTTATAGTAGACCTGAGCATAAATGGGCCATTTCATTCAGATGATAACTACGAATATTCACTAGTGATG ACAGGCAATAGGATCGCCATTGTGCTGTTGACATTCACCATTGTGGAATTCTGCATTGCATCGGCAACTGCATATTTTTGGTGCCGGGCGACCCGTTCTGACTCCAATGAG GCTATATTGATTGACCCAAACACCGTCAGGACAGATAACGAAGTCCCTTCTGTAGAATCTTCAATACATTGTCCACCAATCTCTAATGATGTAAGTTATGATTTAAAAGTTGAGGCCGTGTAG